A region of Trachemys scripta elegans isolate TJP31775 chromosome 24, CAS_Tse_1.0, whole genome shotgun sequence DNA encodes the following proteins:
- the NFKBID gene encoding NF-kappa-B inhibitor delta: MRSQKGGRGDRSAVPPQTVKKLLEQKRRQQTALGYAASSQVPTDAIDPSQTDECPEPMGLGRGSVGESAPAPPLAPYPPWQVDPSCHAAFPDCHYHCSAAASSYQPPGPTYDATDSYAPVGTGVFGAGDPYSTMMAATGDLEVPVSAPSLGLFPTPQASTAPWMQPARSTPYSDPLELGSFGDPVGVLDPRELATARAEIRSMDPARLLHQDEDGDT; this comes from the exons ATGCGCTCTCAGAAAG GCGGTAGAGGAGACAGAAGCGCAGTCCCACCCCAGACAGTGAAGAAGCTTCTGGAGCAGAAGAGACGGCAGCAGACAGCACTGGGCTATGCGGCCAGCTCTCAG gTCCCAACAGATGCCATTGACCCTTCCCAGACAG ATGAGTGCCCGGAGCccatggggctgggaaggggatctgtgggggaatctgcccctgccccccccctggCTCCCTACCCACCTTGGCAGGTCGACCCCTCATGCCATGCGGCCTTCCCCGACTGCCACTATCACTGCTCGGCCGCGGCCAGCAGCTACCAGCCCCCAGGACCCACGTACGATGCAACAGACTCCTATGCCCCCGTGGGGACCGGGGTGTTTGGAGCAGGGGATCCCTACAGCACCATGATGGCAGCCACAGGGGACTTGGAG GTCCCTGTGTCAGCCCCCTCACTGGGCCTGTTCCCAACTCCACAGGCATCCACTGCCCCCTGGATGCAGCCTGCCCGGAGCACCCCCTATTCTGACCCCCTAGAGCTGGGCAGCTTCGGGGACCCGGTTGGGGTGCTGGATCCCAGGGAGCTGGCTACGGCCCGAGCTGAGATCCGGAGCATGGACCCGGCGCGGCTGCTGCATCAGGATGAAGATGGGGACACGTGA